A window of the Halostagnicola kamekurae genome harbors these coding sequences:
- a CDS encoding LUD domain-containing protein, with product MRIDTTDRFADSLDAADVSCTRVEAAGFADALADVVEQPAVGVPLGIDGVSLDDTDVETTPTPRHLREAETGVTRVYGIVNHGTFVIQADEAGAEPVSLYPTTHVGVVCASDLHEDVWETASWLHGEFDAGRDSAVLATGTSATADMGELVSGVHGPQKVHAVVVTDR from the coding sequence ATGCGGATTGATACCACAGACCGGTTCGCGGACTCGCTGGACGCAGCCGACGTCTCGTGTACGCGCGTCGAGGCCGCGGGGTTCGCGGACGCGCTCGCCGATGTAGTCGAGCAACCGGCCGTCGGCGTCCCGCTGGGCATCGACGGAGTCTCGCTGGACGACACGGACGTGGAGACGACGCCGACTCCGCGCCACCTTCGAGAGGCCGAGACCGGCGTCACGCGCGTGTACGGCATCGTGAACCACGGGACCTTCGTGATTCAGGCCGACGAGGCGGGAGCGGAGCCGGTGAGCCTCTATCCCACTACGCACGTCGGCGTCGTCTGCGCCAGCGACCTCCACGAGGACGTCTGGGAGACGGCGTCGTGGCTCCACGGGGAGTTCGACGCTGGCCGGGATTCGGCGGTGCTCGCGACTGGCACCAGCGCCACGGCGGACATGGGCGAACTCGTCTCGGGCGTCCACGGCCCACAGAAGGTCCACGCGGTGGTGGTGACCGACCGATGA
- a CDS encoding universal stress protein: MTIVAAVDGEQIPDRVAEVGADLAAQYDEELVVVHVMSQDAYEERADSGSTANFGFPTASGTDYGGTEGDSYPVDQANRDAAGVAEDVTEQTLEDLPADARYVGRVGETVDKVLGVVDSVDDPTYLVVGGRKRTPVGKAVFGSATQSFLLNAEIPVVTVMTEE; the protein is encoded by the coding sequence ATGACTATCGTCGCAGCAGTCGACGGGGAACAGATTCCTGACCGGGTCGCGGAAGTCGGCGCCGACCTCGCCGCGCAGTACGACGAGGAGCTGGTCGTCGTCCACGTGATGTCTCAGGACGCCTACGAGGAGCGCGCCGACAGCGGCTCCACCGCGAACTTCGGCTTCCCGACCGCGTCCGGGACTGACTACGGCGGCACCGAAGGCGACTCCTACCCGGTCGACCAGGCGAACCGGGACGCCGCGGGCGTCGCCGAGGACGTCACCGAGCAGACGCTCGAGGACCTCCCGGCGGACGCCCGCTACGTCGGGCGCGTCGGCGAAACTGTCGACAAGGTGCTCGGCGTCGTGGACTCCGTTGACGACCCGACGTATCTCGTGGTCGGCGGCCGGAAGCGCACGCCCGTCGGGAAGGCGGTCTTCGGGAGCGCCACCCAGTCGTTCCTCCTCAACGCCGAGATTCCAGTCGTGACCGTCATGACCGAGGAGTGA